In Lytechinus variegatus isolate NC3 chromosome 18, Lvar_3.0, whole genome shotgun sequence, a single genomic region encodes these proteins:
- the LOC121431575 gene encoding S-phase kinase-associated protein 1-like — protein MPNIKLQSSDGEVFEVEVEVARQSVIIKTMLEDLGMDEEDDDAIPLPNVNATILKKVLQWCHYHKDDPPPPEDDENREKRTDDICAHDQDFLKVDQGTLFELILAANYLDIKGLLDGTCKTVANMIKGKTSEEIRKTFNIKNDFTPAEEEQVRKENSWCEEK, from the exons atgCCAAACATCAAGTTACAGAGTTCTGATGGGGAGGTGTTTGAGGTGGAAGTAGAAGTTGCCAGACAATCAGTTATCATCAAAACAATGCTTGAAG ACCTTGGTATGGATGAGGAGGACGATGATGCCATCCCTCTACCAAATGTCAACGCCACCATCCTCAAGAAAGTGCTGCAGTGGTGCCACTACCACAAGGACGACCCCCCTCCACCAGAAGACGATGAGAACAGGGAGAAGAGGACCGATGATATCTGTGCCCATGACCAGGATTTCCTCAAAGTCGACCAGGGGACCCTCTTTGAGCTTATTCTA GCTGCTAATTACCTTGACATCAAAGGCCTACTTGATGGTACATGCAAGACAGTAGCAAACATGATCAAGGGTAAGACATCAGAAGAGATCAGGAAGACTTTCAATATCAAGAATGATTTCACGCCTGCAGAAGAAGAGCAA gtgagaaaagaaaatagctgGTGTGAAGAGAAATAA